The region ACGAACTGGAGTCGCTGTGCCCGCTCGCCCCGCTGCACCAGCCGCACAACCTCGCCGCGATCCGCAGCCTTGCCCGCCTCGCCCCCGAGCAGCCGCAGGTCGCCTGCTTCGACACCGCGTTCCACCATGCTATGCCCCCGCTTGCCACGCGCTTCGCCATCCCGCGCGAGCTGCACGAGCGGGGCCTTCGCCGCTATGGCTTCCACGGGCTGTCCTACGAGTATGTGGCGCAGGAACTTGCACGGATCGCCCCTGCACTGGCACGGGGCCGGGTGATCGCCGCGCACCTCGGCAACGGGGCGAGCATGTGCGCGATGCTCGATGGGCTTTCGGTGGATACGACGATGGGCTTCACCGCGCTCGACGGGCTGGTCATGGGCACGCGCTGCGGCACTCTCGACCCCGGTCTCGTGCTGCACCTGCAGACGCAGGAGCACATGGCGCCCGATGCGATCGAGGACATGCTCTATCGCCGCAGCGGCCTCCTCGGCGTCTCGGGGATATCGAGCGATGTCAGGGCCCTGCGCGAGGATGGCAGCGCCGCGGCGACAGAAGCGCTCGAACTCTTCGCCAGCCGCGCCGCGCGCGAGGCGGCGGGCCTGCTCCCCGCGCTCGGCGGGCTCGATGCCATGGTCTTCACCGCCGGGATCGGCGAGAACGATCCGGCGATGCGCGCCGCGATCTGCCAGCGCCTTGCCTGGCTCGGCATCGAGATCGACCCGGCGGCCAACGTCGCCAATGCCCCGCTCATCTCCACTCCCGACAGCCGTGTCGCCTTGCGCATCGTTCCCACCGACGAGGAGCGCATGATCGCCCTGCACACGCTTCACGCGCTAAATGGCACTGCTCACAAGGGCCAAGCGCCCGAAGGAGAACTGTGATGACGCTTCCCCTCTCCCCCGTCGTCGACCTGCGCGGCAAGCGCGGCCTCGTCGTCGGCATCGCCAATGCCCACTCGATCGCCGCCGGGTGCGCCGCCGCCTACGCCCAGGCCGGAGCGCGCCTTGCCGCGACCTATCTCAACGACAAGGCCAGGGACTGGGTGACCCCGGTGACCGAAAGCCTCGGCATCGAGTGGACCGCCCCGCTCGACGTGCGCGAGCCCGGTCAGCTCGAGGAGCTGTTCGAGACCGTGGAGCAACGCTGGGGCGGGCTCGACTTTCTGCTCCACGCCATCGCCTATGCCCCGCGGGAAGACCTGCAAGGGCGCGTCACCGACTGTTCGGCGCAAGGCTTCGCGATGGCGATGGACGTCTCGTGCCACTCGTTCATCCGCATGGCAAAGCTCGCCGAACCGCTGATGAGCGAGGGCGGATGCCTCGCCTGCGTCACCTTCTACGGCTCGGAGCGGGTGGTCGAGCACTACAACCTGATGGGCCCGGTCAAGGCCGCGCTTGAGAGCACCGCGCGCTACCTCGCCGCAGAGCTGGGGCCCAAGGGCATCCGCGTCCACGCGATCTCGCCGGGGCCCATCGCGACGCGCGCGGCAAGTGGGCTCGAGCGCTTCGACGAAC is a window of Novosphingobium aureum DNA encoding:
- a CDS encoding acetate/propionate family kinase, producing the protein MRAIVSLNSGSSSIKFAVFALDADNRPHHTAGGKFERIGIAPSLVIRTDAGEVLEERAWDDGAALTHADLLEYLFDWARAHIAQGTILAIGHRVVHGGSSFVAPRRVDDALLDELESLCPLAPLHQPHNLAAIRSLARLAPEQPQVACFDTAFHHAMPPLATRFAIPRELHERGLRRYGFHGLSYEYVAQELARIAPALARGRVIAAHLGNGASMCAMLDGLSVDTTMGFTALDGLVMGTRCGTLDPGLVLHLQTQEHMAPDAIEDMLYRRSGLLGVSGISSDVRALREDGSAAATEALELFASRAAREAAGLLPALGGLDAMVFTAGIGENDPAMRAAICQRLAWLGIEIDPAANVANAPLISTPDSRVALRIVPTDEERMIALHTLHALNGTAHKGQAPEGEL
- the fabI gene encoding enoyl-ACP reductase FabI, yielding MTLPLSPVVDLRGKRGLVVGIANAHSIAAGCAAAYAQAGARLAATYLNDKARDWVTPVTESLGIEWTAPLDVREPGQLEELFETVEQRWGGLDFLLHAIAYAPREDLQGRVTDCSAQGFAMAMDVSCHSFIRMAKLAEPLMSEGGCLACVTFYGSERVVEHYNLMGPVKAALESTARYLAAELGPKGIRVHAISPGPIATRAASGLERFDELLERAAAQSPVREAVDIADVGALAAFLASPAARRITGTVIPVDAGEHILG